A single genomic interval of Planctomycetia bacterium harbors:
- a CDS encoding TolC family protein yields MRVDPAQLPLTLRFTAFVASRTAFLLCVCCGLPHVSSGAEPPQASFVVPRTAARRLTTPEQVPVPPPRPGMDLTTLEQLALANNPSIARAAALVGAARGNWIQVGLRPNPSVGYEGQQLGSGGLAEQQGVTVSQEFVRGGKLRWNRSVAANEVRKAEQQLAAQTQRVLTDTRSAFAEALLAQRQIDLSLELARIADQGLKTATDIARSLEGSRVDVLQAELEAENAGIIVQDARNRHHAAWQSLAAVVGQPTMPPQALAGDVYAAPRAFDQREVLTLLLSTSPEIATAATEVDRARAAVGRARVERQPNVAVQGLMNWQDNGIGGKPDGAVGVSVPIPLFDRNQGGVMRAQYELAASERAFSQLELDLQERLAPVYERYANARYRVDRYRSNILPRAAESLDLTGKLYAAGEINFVSILTVQRTFTQTNFSYLTALRELRVAEAQLDGFLLSGSLR; encoded by the coding sequence ATGCGAGTCGATCCAGCACAATTGCCGTTGACATTGCGCTTCACGGCATTCGTCGCAAGTCGTACAGCCTTCCTATTGTGCGTATGTTGCGGCCTGCCGCACGTGTCGTCGGGAGCTGAGCCCCCTCAGGCCAGCTTCGTCGTGCCGCGGACGGCGGCAAGGCGATTGACGACACCGGAGCAAGTCCCCGTCCCGCCGCCGCGGCCCGGGATGGATTTGACGACACTCGAACAGCTCGCACTGGCAAACAATCCTTCCATTGCGCGAGCCGCGGCGCTCGTGGGCGCGGCCCGCGGCAATTGGATTCAAGTCGGGCTCCGGCCAAATCCATCAGTCGGCTACGAGGGGCAACAACTCGGCAGTGGAGGTCTGGCGGAGCAACAGGGCGTTACAGTGAGTCAAGAGTTCGTTCGCGGCGGCAAGCTCCGCTGGAATCGCTCCGTGGCCGCCAACGAAGTCCGCAAGGCCGAACAGCAACTTGCGGCGCAAACGCAGCGTGTGCTGACCGATACGCGGAGCGCTTTTGCCGAAGCACTATTGGCGCAGCGGCAAATTGACCTGTCGTTGGAACTTGCTCGCATTGCGGATCAAGGATTGAAGACCGCCACCGACATTGCGAGAAGCCTCGAAGGCAGCCGTGTCGATGTACTGCAAGCCGAATTGGAAGCAGAAAACGCCGGGATCATCGTGCAAGACGCACGGAATCGCCACCATGCCGCATGGCAAAGTCTAGCCGCTGTCGTCGGTCAACCGACGATGCCGCCGCAAGCTCTAGCGGGAGATGTATACGCCGCGCCTCGTGCGTTTGATCAACGAGAAGTGCTGACGCTTCTACTCTCTACCAGCCCCGAGATCGCTACCGCAGCCACCGAAGTTGATCGCGCGCGCGCAGCGGTGGGCCGTGCGCGCGTCGAAAGGCAACCGAATGTCGCGGTGCAGGGATTGATGAATTGGCAAGACAATGGCATCGGCGGCAAGCCGGACGGTGCCGTGGGCGTGTCGGTACCGATTCCCTTGTTTGACCGCAATCAAGGGGGCGTGATGCGCGCCCAGTACGAGCTGGCGGCGTCTGAACGCGCGTTCTCACAACTCGAACTCGACCTGCAAGAGCGACTTGCGCCAGTGTACGAGCGCTACGCGAATGCGCGGTATCGGGTCGACCGCTACCGTTCGAATATTCTTCCCCGCGCCGCGGAGTCGCTGGACCTAACCGGTAAGTTGTACGCGGCGGGTGAAATCAACTTCGTCAGCATATTGACGGTGCAGCGCACGTTCACTCAGACGAACTTCAGCTACCTTACGGCGCTTCGCGAGCTTCGCGTCGCAGAGGCCCAGCTGGATGGTTTCCTGCTGTCCGGGAGCCTTCGCTAG
- a CDS encoding DUF3147 family protein, translated as MGSAWNVARVLLTAAIVVAVAELSKRFPRAGALLLSLPIMSILAFIAGWFQHHDLPALSRLARETLVLVPLGLPFFVPLAFAERLRLGFWSAMGAGVILATATIGIWLFVTPAPGR; from the coding sequence ATGGGATCAGCCTGGAATGTAGCGCGTGTGCTGCTCACGGCGGCGATTGTCGTCGCAGTCGCGGAATTGTCGAAGCGATTCCCGCGGGCTGGTGCGCTCTTGTTGTCCCTGCCGATCATGAGCATCTTGGCCTTCATCGCCGGTTGGTTTCAACATCATGACCTGCCAGCGCTCTCCCGCCTCGCGCGGGAGACGTTGGTCCTGGTGCCGCTCGGGCTGCCGTTCTTCGTGCCCTTGGCTTTCGCGGAACGGCTTCGACTTGGTTTCTGGAGCGCGATGGGCGCGGGCGTCATCTTGGCGACCGCTACCATCGGCATTTGGTTGTTCGTTACACCTGCCCCAGGTAGGTGA